One window of Gilliamella sp. B3022 genomic DNA carries:
- a CDS encoding CpaF family protein, translated as MANEQFKFSNEWGKVRDLVFQVLDLDLIDQFKKEPNRVLREIQTIIRDIINSGSAYITADESNVLAGMICDEIVGYGPIDSLMKDETVNDILVNGPDSIYIERGGILSKTDKFFISERQLLDIARRLVNKVGKNIDESHPLVDSRMPDGSRLNVVIPPIAIDGTSMSIRKFGNGHRTFHDLIKFGSLNEHMANFLVIAARCRMNIIISGGTGSGKTTMLNALSGFIGEHERTITLEDAAELRLQQEHVVRMETKSGGEDGRGKVTMRDLLINALRMRPDRIILGECRGEEAFEMLQAMNTGHSGSMSTLHANTAKDALARLESMIIMAQSELPIAAIKRYISSSINFIIQVSRLPDGQRKVMSITEVIGLESGNIVTQDVFEFRVNDERDPHGKIQGEFVCNGLVKRSALYESAQYYEMSNILEKLMFSAMGIE; from the coding sequence ATGGCTAATGAACAATTTAAGTTTTCTAACGAGTGGGGAAAGGTTCGTGATTTAGTATTTCAAGTCCTAGATCTTGATTTAATTGATCAATTTAAAAAAGAACCTAACCGAGTTTTACGTGAAATACAAACTATAATCCGAGATATCATCAATTCAGGTAGTGCTTATATTACAGCAGATGAATCAAATGTATTAGCCGGTATGATCTGTGATGAGATCGTGGGTTATGGACCAATTGACTCTTTAATGAAAGATGAAACGGTTAATGATATTTTAGTTAATGGTCCTGATAGTATTTATATTGAGCGAGGCGGAATTCTTAGTAAAACTGATAAATTTTTTATTAGCGAACGACAATTACTAGATATTGCAAGACGACTCGTAAATAAAGTAGGAAAAAATATTGATGAATCGCACCCTTTAGTCGATTCAAGGATGCCTGATGGCAGTCGTCTTAATGTTGTTATTCCTCCAATAGCCATTGATGGTACATCAATGTCAATTCGTAAATTCGGTAATGGTCACCGAACATTTCATGATTTAATTAAATTCGGTTCATTGAACGAACATATGGCTAATTTTTTAGTGATTGCTGCTCGTTGTCGTATGAATATTATTATATCGGGTGGAACGGGGTCAGGTAAAACAACAATGCTTAATGCCCTCTCTGGATTTATTGGTGAACATGAACGTACCATCACACTTGAAGACGCCGCAGAATTAAGACTTCAACAAGAACATGTAGTTAGAATGGAAACTAAAAGTGGTGGTGAAGATGGGCGTGGCAAAGTAACCATGCGTGATCTCTTAATTAATGCCCTGCGTATGAGACCAGATAGGATTATTTTAGGGGAGTGTCGTGGTGAAGAAGCATTTGAAATGCTACAAGCCATGAACACCGGTCATAGTGGTTCAATGTCAACACTTCATGCTAATACGGCTAAAGATGCATTAGCGCGTTTGGAAAGTATGATTATTATGGCTCAGTCTGAATTACCTATTGCTGCAATTAAGCGTTACATTAGTTCATCTATAAATTTTATTATCCAAGTCTCACGTCTACCCGATGGTCAACGGAAAGTGATGAGTATTACAGAGGTTATTGGATTAGAATCGGGTAATATTGTTACTCAAGACGTATTTGAATTTCGCGTTAATGACGAAAGGGATCCTCATGGGAAAATTCAAGGCGAATTTGTTTGTAATGGATTAGTTAAACGTTCAGCTCTTTATGAAAGTGCTCAATATTATGAAATGTCAAATATTTTAGAAAAACTGATGTTTAGTGCCATGGGAATTGAATAA
- a CDS encoding type II secretion system F family protein: MIIILSIALIFAALMNLFSLRRRRERLQVFNNIEPKSISLSNLIENQVPGREQSFSDQVVFGINAWIKFNLRLLMTGQSKSRTIIYILIGTVAGIILNKKYVGYDNYVVIPLSLIFTIAVICIYRKKRLKTEFYNNFPEALNIITGLVASGYAIATTFKTCGANIEGVVGKTLKEVSDRLEVGDSVENVLINSYLQLPFPEYYFFVLTVMVNLDSGGELKEIFSRLSKMLTDNRIMAKTRDGKTAELRMTMWILGAMPFLFIGLLRLVSKENYNFLVNTDGGHYIIYYVIGSVVIGFLIIKNWINKII; encoded by the coding sequence ATGATTATTATACTTTCGATAGCTCTTATTTTCGCTGCTCTTATGAACCTTTTTTCATTGCGTCGTCGTAGGGAACGTTTACAGGTTTTCAATAATATTGAACCTAAAAGTATATCATTATCGAACTTGATTGAAAATCAAGTCCCTGGTCGAGAACAATCTTTTTCAGATCAAGTTGTCTTTGGTATTAACGCTTGGATCAAATTTAATCTTCGTCTATTAATGACGGGACAATCAAAATCTAGAACGATAATTTACATTTTAATAGGAACAGTTGCAGGTATTATTTTAAATAAGAAATATGTAGGTTATGACAACTACGTAGTAATCCCTTTAAGCCTTATTTTTACTATAGCAGTAATTTGTATTTATAGAAAAAAAAGGCTTAAAACAGAGTTTTATAATAATTTTCCAGAAGCATTAAATATTATTACAGGTCTTGTTGCTTCTGGTTATGCAATTGCTACAACCTTCAAAACTTGTGGGGCTAATATTGAAGGAGTAGTTGGCAAAACGTTGAAAGAGGTTAGTGATAGATTGGAAGTAGGGGATAGCGTCGAAAATGTATTGATCAATTCTTATCTACAGCTTCCTTTTCCTGAATATTATTTTTTTGTTTTAACGGTAATGGTTAATCTTGATAGTGGTGGCGAACTAAAAGAGATTTTTAGCCGATTAAGTAAAATGTTAACAGACAATCGAATTATGGCTAAAACTAGAGATGGTAAAACGGCTGAATTAAGAATGACCATGTGGATTTTAGGTGCTATGCCTTTTCTTTTTATTGGACTACTCAGGCTTGTCTCAAAAGAAAATTATAACTTTTTAGTAAACACTGATGGGGGTCATTATATTATTTACTATGTTATAGGCAGTGTTGTTATTGGTTTTCTAATTATCAAAAACTGGATTAATAAAATTATTTAA
- a CDS encoding type II secretion system F family protein, whose protein sequence is MNILLNITISFFLIVVGCRQLFNIYLLYRNRERVALLLNNESQERKSSKKRVNEKNIAFEKIVAKNSVSISFLRSFQDKNSWKVYAIIIVFSIFYLINEISKLIEINPNVLLIILLLIVIFVIIVPDILVKRQTQRQIKIVSRDLPLVIDMMAIMVRSGMTVESSFRYLSTRVKPINKDIAAILERACLMMDVNGIELSIDLIQREVPSKEMRMFCATLKRSISYGNSIYDALLDLSAEIREMQRLTIEEQISALAAKLTIPTMVFFLAPVLVIIAGPVFMNIVSTFNRM, encoded by the coding sequence ATGAATATCTTATTAAATATAACAATCTCGTTCTTTCTTATCGTTGTTGGCTGTAGACAGTTGTTTAATATCTATTTGCTTTATCGCAATCGAGAAAGGGTTGCTTTACTACTCAATAATGAAAGTCAAGAAAGAAAGTCTTCTAAAAAACGCGTGAATGAGAAAAATATTGCTTTTGAAAAAATTGTTGCAAAAAACAGTGTATCTATAAGCTTTTTAAGAAGTTTTCAGGATAAAAATAGCTGGAAAGTTTATGCCATTATTATTGTATTTTCGATTTTTTATTTGATAAATGAAATCTCCAAACTTATTGAAATTAATCCAAATGTATTATTGATTATTTTGTTATTGATTGTCATTTTTGTCATCATCGTTCCGGATATACTTGTTAAAAGACAAACACAAAGACAGATTAAAATTGTTTCACGAGATTTACCTTTGGTTATTGATATGATGGCGATTATGGTTAGATCGGGTATGACAGTCGAAAGTAGTTTTAGATATTTAAGTACAAGAGTGAAGCCGATCAATAAAGATATCGCAGCCATTTTAGAAAGAGCTTGTTTAATGATGGATGTTAATGGTATTGAACTTTCAATTGATCTAATTCAACGAGAAGTGCCTAGCAAAGAAATGAGAATGTTTTGTGCAACATTAAAAAGAAGTATTAGTTATGGTAACTCAATTTATGATGCTCTGTTAGATTTATCAGCAGAGATAAGAGAGATGCAGAGGTTAACGATAGAAGAACAGATTTCTGCGCTTGCTGCTAAGCTGACTATACCAACGATGGTATTTTTTCTAGCGCCAGTTCTTGTGATCATTGCTGGGCCTGTTTTTATGAATATTGTGTCAACGTTTAATAGGATGTAG
- a CDS encoding tetratricopeptide repeat protein — MNYFSRCCKSSRLLEPKFMVVCSVILFIVGCQNSTLKYDMNEQQKIYINETTKNYGGLIELYKQRLKREDTEDTRHKLAKVYYLSNDFNAVKRVLDPIIKNTENDGILILYGHVESRLGHNDAALKYLNRAIEINSKNGEAYNVKGIVLLKKKQYDAARFAFHEARDNFYDENKVTNNLAMLSILNKEYSEAYKQLNILYTKGYRDQTILHNLLFTLVKLDKMQLAKSFCVAHRLSNEPDILVQELRQIEPIEAIKFNEVKSSQNDNQKQYTIEKAAEQLASNTNAKIIPIDKNTTKSIKSAKSVTPVKSDFNAKLTNMTKLDATDSSKMTSSSTNVPPVSLKQNKQTVQKTSTQLAILVVRSGEHGKFSRITFETENKLSKKNYSVEKISPTEFKLSFYGVTLPAEGINQIIKHISSSDRDFATVTGTLTAEKTLILKIKTKQKSIVKDFYAGPNSKGKAHCFAFDFYLEKK, encoded by the coding sequence ATGAATTATTTTTCCAGATGCTGTAAATCAAGTAGGCTATTAGAACCAAAATTTATGGTTGTATGTTCAGTGATACTTTTTATTGTTGGGTGTCAAAATAGTACATTAAAATATGATATGAATGAACAACAAAAAATTTATATTAACGAAACAACAAAAAATTATGGTGGTTTAATTGAATTGTATAAACAGCGCTTGAAACGTGAAGATACAGAAGATACAAGACATAAACTTGCTAAAGTTTATTATCTTTCTAATGATTTTAATGCTGTGAAAAGAGTTTTGGATCCTATTATAAAAAATACCGAAAATGATGGTATTCTTATTTTATACGGTCATGTTGAATCTAGATTAGGTCACAATGATGCGGCATTAAAATATTTAAATAGGGCAATAGAAATCAATAGTAAAAATGGTGAAGCATACAATGTAAAAGGTATCGTATTGCTGAAAAAAAAACAATATGATGCTGCAAGATTTGCATTTCATGAAGCTAGAGATAACTTTTATGATGAAAATAAAGTTACTAATAATTTAGCAATGCTATCGATCTTAAATAAAGAATACAGCGAAGCTTATAAACAGCTCAATATTTTATATACTAAAGGATATCGAGATCAAACCATTCTTCACAATTTACTTTTTACATTAGTAAAGTTGGATAAAATGCAATTAGCTAAGTCATTTTGCGTTGCACATAGACTATCTAATGAACCAGATATCTTAGTTCAAGAGTTAAGACAAATTGAGCCAATAGAGGCTATTAAGTTTAATGAAGTTAAATCTTCACAAAATGATAATCAAAAACAATACACAATTGAGAAAGCAGCAGAACAGTTAGCGTCTAATACAAATGCAAAAATTATCCCTATAGATAAAAATACAACTAAATCAATAAAATCAGCTAAGTCAGTCACTCCCGTTAAGTCAGACTTCAATGCTAAATTAACAAATATGACCAAATTAGATGCGACGGATTCTTCAAAGATGACTAGCTCATCGACTAATGTTCCACCTGTTTCCCTGAAACAAAATAAACAAACCGTTCAAAAAACATCTACTCAATTGGCTATCTTAGTGGTTCGTTCTGGGGAACATGGAAAGTTTAGTAGGATAACTTTTGAAACTGAAAATAAATTAAGTAAAAAAAATTATTCAGTTGAAAAAATTTCTCCTACAGAATTTAAATTGTCATTTTATGGCGTGACGCTTCCTGCTGAGGGAATTAATCAAATTATCAAACATATTTCAAGTAGTGATCGCGATTTTGCAACAGTTACAGGAACCTTAACCGCTGAAAAAACATTAATTCTTAAAATAAAAACTAAACAAAAATCAATAGTAAAAGATTTTTATGCTGGACCTAATTCTAAAGGGAAAGCTCATTGTTTCGCGTTTGATTTTTATTTAGAAAAGAAATAA
- a CDS encoding type II and III secretion system protein family protein, with protein MLIRTKSIIKVLKPLICLLSIGFSSLAFANIHNLQIGQSKTLVLPENVGTVFISQDSIANYEVVGSKSLIIYGKSNGRASLIVYDSDNNIIINDTINVDPLLYQITNRLAQNFPNSNVTIDRYDSGELNSKFVYILSGTVPDTTTKGKILALIGSSIGQNAERIRAEYNSEGSSGGIPITFQDYYTYSNIIDNIRVIQEYQVNVQLTFVEVSKDFTDSLGIEWQSLTLDSMINNESVVNSIGEFSLLGIKKGLNIHNITTMIRAVKNDRLAKVLAQPNLSVLSGETASFLVGGEIPIVTKNKDGDANVTYKEYGIKLNISTKVNNDKRIRLFMENEVSSVSGSYAFNNYNIPTLSSRRTRSTIDLSDGDSFVIAGLINENDQEQLSRLPFISDIPILGALARSSTTSRSKSEMVVFATVNLVTPKNSFDSIELPTIERTDVINSFFNIKNNINKQRNKTVPASNESEKFINDMGFIE; from the coding sequence ATGCTAATAAGAACTAAATCAATTATTAAAGTGCTCAAACCTCTAATCTGTTTATTATCTATTGGTTTTTCTTCATTGGCTTTTGCTAATATTCACAATTTACAAATCGGACAAAGTAAAACACTAGTGTTGCCAGAAAATGTCGGGACCGTTTTTATTAGCCAAGACAGTATAGCAAATTATGAGGTTGTTGGTAGTAAATCACTGATTATATATGGAAAATCAAACGGAAGGGCAAGTTTAATTGTTTATGATAGCGATAATAATATCATTATTAATGACACTATTAATGTCGATCCGCTTTTATATCAAATTACAAATCGATTAGCGCAAAATTTTCCAAATAGTAATGTAACAATCGATCGTTATGATAGTGGGGAGTTAAATAGTAAATTTGTGTATATATTATCAGGTACTGTACCAGATACTACAACAAAAGGTAAAATTTTGGCCCTTATAGGGTCTTCAATTGGGCAAAATGCAGAACGGATTAGAGCGGAATACAATAGTGAAGGGAGCTCTGGAGGGATTCCTATTACATTCCAAGATTATTATACTTACAGCAATATAATCGATAATATCAGAGTAATACAAGAATATCAGGTTAACGTGCAATTAACGTTCGTTGAAGTTAGCAAGGATTTCACAGATTCCCTAGGTATTGAATGGCAAAGTTTGACCCTCGACAGCATGATAAATAATGAATCTGTTGTCAACTCTATTGGTGAGTTTTCACTATTAGGCATAAAAAAAGGATTAAACATACATAATATAACCACCATGATCCGTGCCGTAAAAAATGATCGTTTGGCTAAAGTATTAGCTCAGCCTAATTTATCTGTGCTCTCTGGTGAAACTGCATCGTTTTTGGTCGGAGGTGAGATTCCTATTGTAACTAAAAACAAAGATGGCGATGCTAATGTGACTTATAAAGAATATGGTATTAAGTTAAACATTAGTACAAAAGTAAATAATGATAAACGTATAAGATTATTCATGGAAAATGAAGTGAGCTCAGTTTCTGGTTCGTACGCTTTTAATAACTATAATATTCCTACGTTGTCATCTCGAAGAACAAGATCCACTATTGATTTATCTGATGGTGATAGTTTTGTCATTGCGGGATTAATTAATGAAAATGATCAGGAGCAATTATCTCGTCTTCCTTTTATTAGTGATATTCCAATTTTGGGTGCACTAGCGCGAAGTTCAACAACGAGTCGTTCTAAATCCGAGATGGTAGTTTTTGCAACAGTGAATTTAGTAACACCAAAAAATAGTTTTGATAGTATTGAATTACCAACTATAGAGCGGACTGATGTAATCAATAGTTTCTTTAATATTAAAAACAATATTAATAAGCAAAGAAATAAGACAGTACCAGCTTCTAACGAAAGTGAAAAATTTATTAATGACATGGGCTTTATTGAATAA
- a CDS encoding TadE/TadG family type IV pilus assembly protein: MLKYWEFFFRQKNGVVSIQFAIIFPFLLILFLLAFEFSRVMIIGSALDLMTTEITRQVAITEEDDYAEKIEDLIQSEVPLWPYVANPDHFEVSVKYCKKINDIISNNCQTTLSDETNLLLFDLKYQYSVIFSEFFSFLDTALARKTVVYREFIKSEMENKGNW, translated from the coding sequence ATGTTGAAATATTGGGAATTTTTTTTTAGACAAAAAAATGGAGTTGTTTCAATACAATTTGCCATTATTTTTCCTTTTTTACTTATTCTTTTTTTGTTGGCGTTTGAATTTAGCCGAGTTATGATTATTGGCTCGGCTTTAGATTTAATGACTACTGAAATAACAAGGCAGGTAGCCATCACAGAAGAAGACGATTATGCTGAGAAAATCGAAGATTTAATTCAATCTGAAGTTCCTTTATGGCCTTATGTCGCTAATCCTGATCATTTTGAAGTTTCTGTAAAGTATTGTAAAAAAATAAACGACATCATCAGTAACAATTGTCAAACAACACTTTCTGATGAAACCAACTTATTGCTATTTGATTTGAAATATCAATATTCAGTTATATTTTCTGAGTTTTTTAGTTTTCTTGACACCGCATTGGCCAGAAAAACTGTCGTTTACCGTGAGTTTATTAAAAGTGAAATGGAAAACAAAGGAAATTGGTAA
- the tadF gene encoding tight adherence pilus pseudopilin TadF, producing MKDSKNFFHNKDGALSIEFAFCFILFSLIVFIIYDVYTTIMLQNKIERANYTVASVFRERSTLYKDKVKRAGEVLSAGLCANRNACYISSELFDSQQVNEMSKLASSLLNNREVALQIEALFILQDPDNIEDLEKAKLVTYGKKILSCSKGTCGNNSIKSYFNSLPAMDDPSNNYQQLAPYAQKFVDSSNMLSGRWIPLYRVSMCIVNEDSLFLNLVNHTGQSSDGIVPNLCSNVVVLSRCNNSRICPTYY from the coding sequence ATGAAAGATTCTAAAAACTTTTTCCATAATAAAGATGGAGCATTGTCAATTGAGTTTGCATTTTGTTTCATATTGTTTTCACTCATAGTTTTCATTATTTATGATGTGTACACAACTATTATGTTACAAAATAAAATAGAACGCGCAAATTATACTGTAGCATCAGTTTTTCGTGAAAGATCAACTTTGTATAAAGATAAAGTCAAACGAGCTGGGGAGGTCCTTTCCGCAGGTTTATGTGCCAATAGAAATGCTTGTTATATTTCTAGTGAATTATTTGATTCACAACAAGTCAATGAGATGAGTAAATTAGCAAGCTCATTATTGAATAATCGTGAAGTTGCTTTACAAATAGAGGCTCTGTTTATTTTACAAGATCCCGATAATATTGAAGATTTGGAAAAAGCCAAATTAGTAACTTATGGAAAAAAAATTCTATCTTGTTCTAAAGGTACATGTGGTAATAATTCAATTAAAAGCTATTTTAATTCTTTACCAGCCATGGACGATCCTTCAAATAATTACCAACAACTTGCTCCTTATGCCCAAAAATTTGTAGATTCATCAAATATGTTGAGTGGGCGTTGGATTCCTTTATATCGGGTTTCAATGTGTATTGTCAATGAAGACAGCCTTTTTTTAAATTTGGTAAATCATACTGGACAAAGCTCAGATGGTATCGTACCAAATCTATGTAGTAACGTTGTTGTGTTGTCACGTTGTAACAATTCAAGAATTTGTCCTACTTATTATTAA
- a CDS encoding TadE/TadG family type IV pilus assembly protein: MNNNSQLIIRNHKDSFFKCTSGAVAISMAIMLPAIFTCVAFSINQAYTMRNRAKISEATNEASLAVIAIDNRNVDDKAKKQNRKIALNYINYFISKKIGDHSVSDANLLEPGSKIKIDYNGDKEEYYIAYNQAFNEFTEIKLHDGQQPQPIVVGNKTESYGNTRKYLIRDSFDFAFISDFSSSSTCQYSNVNCNNYSSNNNAQRRLDYMKEAITDIIEKYKDYPEYQFALVPYDIGVPVESQTKNAAGGQSYDCSVMYKLNQPYNSIDYNFWANKNIGFTKWSKLKKDKVITDYLDKNNYFPKHRKLLTYYMDSSYYNYYAQIIGPALGLEYGNNQALVDAGLCSLRTDYQDRIENGLHEYACGTDRKDHPEKNRVLINTQYAAVVQMFDYMFSGNYKDVHYSFANTKTVDVEGTIDTLFSDTKKNIITFERPISPVLAEFSPFMGMCQSPLYSNNLMNKKMIRERTVTDDMYKEIAEGKYVKNFESAPHLIPFSDDRDHNNNILTSIKKTNWMPGGGTDTITALLRTVPVMAKGNGNNKVMIIISDGKDDTGAGVLRDDFLDKGVCQAITSGLRDKKNFDKGYLTNQAKSAIIYYIKLNPNASNLTTDAQYEAEFGKWFTKCMNGNPIFLMEAKDRKSLTAVISKVIGIETGKFIKKNQNEY, translated from the coding sequence ATGAACAATAATAGCCAATTAATTATAAGAAATCATAAAGATTCTTTTTTCAAGTGTACTTCTGGAGCAGTAGCAATATCTATGGCAATTATGCTCCCTGCTATCTTTACTTGTGTGGCATTTTCAATTAATCAAGCATACACTATGCGCAATCGGGCTAAGATATCTGAGGCTACTAATGAAGCATCATTAGCGGTGATAGCTATAGATAACAGAAATGTTGATGATAAAGCAAAAAAACAAAATCGAAAAATCGCATTGAATTATATTAATTATTTCATTTCTAAAAAAATTGGTGATCACTCTGTGTCAGATGCAAATTTATTAGAACCGGGGTCCAAAATTAAAATAGATTATAATGGAGATAAAGAGGAATATTATATCGCCTATAACCAAGCGTTTAACGAATTTACTGAGATTAAACTTCATGATGGTCAACAACCTCAGCCAATTGTTGTGGGTAATAAAACAGAAAGCTATGGGAATACTAGAAAATATCTAATTCGAGATTCATTTGATTTCGCTTTTATCAGCGATTTTTCTTCTTCATCAACATGTCAATATAGTAATGTAAACTGTAATAATTATTCTTCAAATAATAATGCTCAGCGACGTCTTGACTATATGAAAGAGGCAATAACAGACATTATTGAAAAATATAAAGATTATCCAGAATACCAATTTGCATTAGTGCCCTATGATATTGGTGTCCCAGTAGAAAGCCAAACTAAGAATGCAGCTGGGGGGCAAAGTTATGATTGTTCTGTTATGTATAAACTGAACCAACCTTATAATTCTATCGATTATAATTTTTGGGCAAACAAAAATATTGGGTTTACAAAATGGAGTAAACTGAAAAAAGATAAAGTTATTACAGATTATTTGGATAAAAATAATTATTTTCCTAAGCATAGAAAATTGTTAACTTACTATATGGATAGTTCTTATTATAACTATTATGCACAAATAATTGGACCTGCATTAGGTTTAGAATATGGTAATAATCAAGCATTAGTTGATGCTGGTTTATGTAGTTTGAGAACTGATTATCAAGATCGAATTGAAAATGGTTTACATGAATATGCTTGTGGCACAGACAGAAAAGATCATCCAGAAAAAAATAGAGTCCTCATAAATACTCAATATGCTGCAGTGGTTCAAATGTTTGATTACATGTTCTCAGGAAATTATAAAGATGTACATTATTCATTTGCTAACACTAAAACAGTAGATGTAGAAGGTACTATTGATACTTTATTCAGCGATACAAAGAAAAATATTATAACATTTGAGCGTCCTATTTCACCTGTACTTGCGGAATTTTCACCTTTTATGGGCATGTGTCAATCACCGTTATACAGTAATAATCTTATGAATAAAAAGATGATTCGTGAAAGAACGGTAACGGATGATATGTATAAAGAAATAGCAGAAGGAAAATATGTTAAGAACTTTGAATCTGCCCCTCATTTAATCCCTTTCAGTGATGATAGAGATCATAATAATAATATTTTAACAAGTATAAAAAAGACAAATTGGATGCCAGGGGGAGGTACTGACACCATAACAGCATTATTGAGAACCGTTCCTGTAATGGCTAAAGGTAATGGCAACAATAAAGTTATGATTATTATTAGTGATGGTAAAGATGATACCGGTGCAGGTGTTCTTAGAGATGATTTTTTAGATAAGGGTGTTTGTCAGGCAATAACATCAGGATTAAGAGATAAGAAGAATTTTGATAAAGGTTATCTTACAAATCAGGCTAAAAGTGCAATTATTTACTATATAAAATTAAATCCTAATGCGAGTAATTTAACAACTGATGCTCAATATGAAGCTGAGTTCGGTAAGTGGTTTACTAAATGCATGAATGGTAACCCAATATTCTTAATGGAGGCAAAAGATAGGAAGTCTTTGACCGCTGTAATAAGTAAAGTCATTGGAATTGAAACTGGAAAATTCATCAAAAAAAATCAGAATGAATATTAA
- a CDS encoding RCC1 domain-containing protein, giving the protein MKSIRIIVMFLTYFCLPAIAHSETDAVILSTQTGVKATTRLNLIHTGVTVENGDVWVWGYRNQGLQGNGVSFVHWRSVPARVQKFVDEGLTIMQVAAGRYHIIALDENGDVWGWGRNYNRQATGGVGTDSIFVATPVKVLSGKRVIDIFCNEYTSYALTASGDVWVWGRGNLGETGLNNLQFKQKLQQIPSSFFNDSRVRTMGVGYRSAYAITRSGTIFAWGVTVSNKFCPENQRSCVYSIKPVRINNALVQSNSGISSGQSIKQITGGYGFLTYLTYEGEVFGMGNTLYLPDGKLNENINEEDDDDEEWNDNGETEHIENEDEDEKDAEDDRKDPINITESPIPILGKSAASEKAAAHSIYCRYRGCVAITKHKSLLTWGIKGCSRLNEILYGKKLIGSVVQRKLNGILTKFDGGMEFLFYWNEDGDVYGVGNGWYYKLDQSSVLDRDWTAPRVEFLMNAMHDVYGKDHVLGQVQ; this is encoded by the coding sequence ATGAAATCAATAAGAATAATAGTGATGTTTTTGACTTACTTTTGTCTTCCTGCTATAGCCCATTCAGAAACTGATGCTGTAATATTATCAACCCAAACAGGCGTGAAAGCAACTACACGCCTAAACCTGATACATACAGGGGTTACTGTTGAAAATGGTGATGTTTGGGTTTGGGGTTATAGAAATCAGGGGCTGCAAGGTAATGGTGTTTCGTTCGTTCACTGGAGGAGTGTGCCGGCGAGAGTACAAAAATTCGTTGATGAAGGGCTTACTATAATGCAAGTTGCAGCAGGAAGATATCATATTATTGCACTTGATGAAAATGGTGACGTATGGGGTTGGGGCCGTAATTATAACAGACAAGCAACAGGTGGAGTGGGAACCGATTCCATTTTTGTGGCCACACCTGTCAAAGTTTTATCTGGTAAAAGGGTTATCGATATCTTTTGTAACGAATATACATCTTATGCTTTAACTGCTTCGGGCGATGTTTGGGTTTGGGGAAGAGGAAATCTTGGTGAAACAGGACTTAACAATTTACAATTTAAACAAAAACTCCAACAGATTCCATCAAGTTTTTTTAACGACAGCCGAGTGAGAACAATGGGTGTTGGTTATCGAAGTGCTTATGCTATTACTCGTTCTGGAACTATATTTGCTTGGGGCGTTACTGTAAGCAATAAATTCTGTCCAGAAAATCAGAGATCTTGTGTTTATTCCATTAAACCAGTAAGGATTAATAATGCTTTAGTACAATCTAATTCAGGTATTTCTTCTGGTCAATCTATAAAACAAATTACAGGTGGTTATGGTTTTTTGACTTATTTAACCTATGAAGGTGAAGTTTTTGGAATGGGGAACACTTTATATTTACCCGATGGCAAATTAAATGAAAATATTAATGAAGAGGATGATGATGATGAAGAATGGAATGATAATGGTGAAACTGAACACATAGAAAATGAAGATGAAGATGAGAAAGATGCTGAGGATGATAGAAAAGATCCAATCAACATAACTGAAAGTCCTATACCTATCCTAGGTAAAAGTGCAGCAAGTGAAAAAGCGGCTGCACACTCAATTTATTGTCGTTATCGTGGATGTGTTGCTATTACAAAACATAAAAGTTTACTAACATGGGGTATAAAAGGTTGCAGTCGTTTAAATGAGATACTTTATGGTAAAAAGTTAATTGGTTCGGTAGTGCAAAGAAAACTTAATGGAATATTGACTAAATTTGATGGGGGCATGGAATTTTTATTTTATTGGAATGAAGATGGTGATGTTTATGGTGTAGGTAATGGCTGGTATTATAAATTAGACCAATCTAGTGTCCTTGACCGAGATTGGACTGCGCCAAGAGTGGAATTTTTGATGAATGCTATGCACGATGTTTACGGTAAAGATCATGTTTTAGGACAAGTACAGTAA